The Zhihengliuella sp. ISTPL4 genomic interval GCAAAGAACTTCACCTCATCGCTCCTCACTAGCCCGCCGCATCCGTCGCCCGCACCCCGCGATCAGTAGCGGGCCGAGAAGGCGCCGTCGGCCTGAAGGAGCTGACCGGAGATCCATCGCCCCTCGTCAGAGACGAGGAACTCGACGACGGCGGCGACGTCGGCGGGTCGCCCGAGCCTGCCCAGCGGCGTCATCTCGCCCAGGGACGTGCGGGTCTCGTCATCCATCCAGCCGGTGTCGATCGGGCCGGGGTTCAGCACGTTCGCCGAGATGCCGCACGGACCCAGTTCGCGGGCGGCGGAGATGACGAGCCGATCGAGCGCGCCCTTGGAAGCGCCGTACGGGAGGTTGCCGGTGACGTGATCGCTCGTCAGCGCCACGATCGCACCGCCGTCCTCGCCGATCTGGCGTGCGAACGCTGCGATCAGGAGCAGGCTCGCCCGCGCGTTCACGGCGACATGCAGGTCGAAGCTCTCCGCCGTGGTGTCGAGGATTCCGGAC includes:
- a CDS encoding SDR family oxidoreductase; the protein is MPLALITGAARANSIAAGIVPRLRGAGWMVVTSDLRDADHPADLSTPEGPASLVAEVNAQHGPISALILSHAHDVESGILDTTAESFDLHVAVNARASLLLIAAFARQIGEDGGAIVALTSDHVTGNLPYGASKGALDRLVISAARELGPCGISANVLNPGPIDTGWMDDETRTSLGEMTPLGRLGRPADVAAVVEFLVSDEGRWISGQLLQADGAFSARY